The following coding sequences lie in one Sedimentibacter sp. MB35-C1 genomic window:
- a CDS encoding LD-carboxypeptidase, which translates to MIFPEKLKKGDKVAIVAPSSPVTQQEADHSRKFLENMGYKVRMGRSTYKSLHGYKAGTGEERARDINEMFSDKEVKAIFCIRGGDTSSHVIDKIDLNIVKNNPKIFVGYSDVTNLNVYFNQKADMVTFHGPMVKSNMINDFDDFSRESFKNAINMGDELYLKNPEGQDFRVICDGTAEGTIVGGNLSLLTSMIGTPYEIDTKDKVLFFEDIHENITKVDRMLYQLKFSNKINDAAAIIIGDFLECKNHRDPSYGIDDLMKEFFEGLSKPVMYNIKCGHCIPTSTIPLGTMCEVDSLNKTIKFKK; encoded by the coding sequence ATGATATTTCCAGAAAAATTAAAAAAAGGAGACAAAGTTGCAATCGTTGCCCCGTCTTCTCCTGTCACACAACAAGAGGCGGATCACAGTAGAAAATTCTTGGAGAATATGGGATACAAGGTAAGAATGGGCAGGTCCACATATAAAAGCCTTCACGGTTATAAGGCAGGAACAGGAGAGGAAAGAGCTCGTGATATAAACGAAATGTTCTCGGACAAGGAAGTAAAGGCCATATTTTGTATCAGAGGTGGAGATACCAGCAGCCATGTTATTGATAAGATTGATTTAAATATAGTGAAGAACAATCCAAAAATATTCGTAGGATACAGCGACGTTACCAATTTAAATGTATATTTCAACCAAAAGGCAGATATGGTGACATTTCATGGCCCAATGGTAAAGTCAAATATGATTAACGATTTTGACGACTTTTCAAGGGAAAGCTTCAAAAATGCAATTAATATGGGAGATGAGCTTTATTTGAAGAATCCGGAAGGTCAGGATTTCAGAGTTATATGTGACGGGACGGCTGAAGGAACTATTGTTGGAGGAAATCTTTCTTTATTAACATCTATGATCGGAACCCCATATGAGATAGACACAAAAGATAAAGTTCTGTTTTTTGAAGATATACATGAAAATATCACAAAGGTTGACAGAATGCTGTATCAATTAAAATTTTCAAATAAAATAAACGATGCTGCTGCAATTATTATAGGTGATTTTTTAGAGTGTAAAAATCATCGTGATCCTTCCTATGGAATCGATGATTTGATGAAAGAATTCTTTGAAGGACTTAGCAAACCTGTTATGTACAACATAAAATGCGGGCATTGCATTCCTACGTCTACGATACCATTAGGTACAATGTGTGAGGTAGATAGTCTTAATAAAACAATTAAATTTAAAAAATAA